One genomic segment of Sparus aurata chromosome 24, fSpaAur1.1, whole genome shotgun sequence includes these proteins:
- the LOC115577302 gene encoding transmembrane protein 237B-like isoform X3, whose translation MTRKAVRGQRSLPTMPSQETTGEAPAAKHKKKRRVKNETNGVDDMDDQGMEMGGFGSRRESEVGEHLSFEATSDAPPQRRKKKKKTATIDLEDDQADLVNGDTADQTTDGEEVVKKPKKKKKLKAVESHLPDELDIEEDDIITDSPPSIPQHSLFSAPQGQSQPVGKVFVERNKRFQAAERSDWRKTSDQTDNMTDFQHIQPLWTTRDVSLKVHEGFRSFGLYCHGFLAGYAVWNVVVVYMLAGQHLTALSNLLEQYHCLAYPSQSLLYMLLAISTVAAFDRVNLAKGSVALREFLTLDPVALASFLYFSALVLSLSQQMTSDRINLYPAVNGTLWPQGLEHQILHPWVTVNLVVALLVGLAWICIATRPETDYTECYLLAMEIEPPKPEDKSEMTA comes from the exons ATGACCAGAAAGGCCGTG CGAGGGCAGCGATCTCTTCCGACAATGCCGAG TCAAGAGACAACTG GAGAGGCACCGGCAGccaaacacaagaagaagaggagggtgaAAAATGAGACGAATGGAGTCGATGATATGGACG ATCAGGGGATGGAGATGGGCGGTTTCGGCAGCCGGAGGGAGTCTGAGGTCGGAGAGCATCTTTCCTTTGAAGCCACATCGGATGCACCGccgcagaggaggaagaagaaaaagaaaactgccaCGATAG ATCTTGAAGATGACCAAGCCGACCTGGTGAACGGAGACACAGCTGATCAGACCACCGATGGAGAGGAAGTGGTGAAAAAacctaaaaagaaaaa GAAGTTGAAAGCCGTGGAATCACATCTTCCCGATGAGTTGGACATAGAAgaggatgacatcatcaccgACTCCCCTCCTTCGATCCCCCAGCATTCCCTGTTCTCGGCCCCTCAGGGTCAGAGTCAGCCGGTGGGGAAAGTGTTCGTAGAGAGGAACA AGCGTTTCCAGGCCGCCGAGCGCTCCGACTGGAGGAAGACCAGCGACCAGACGGACAACATGACCGACTTCCAGCACATCCAGCCGCTCTGGACCACCAGGGACGTTTCTCTCAAAGTGCACGAAGGTTTTcg GTCGTTTGGCCTGTACTGTCACGGCTTCCTGGCAGGCTACGCCGTGTGGAACGTGGTGGTGGTGTACATGTTAGCGGGGCAGCACCTCACCGCTCTGTCCAACCTGCTGGAGCAGTACCACTGCCTGGCTTACCCCTCACAGTCGCTTCTCTACATGCTGCTGGCCATCAGCACCGTGGCTGCGTTCGACAG AGTGAACCTAGCTAAAGGCTCCGTGGCTCTGCGGGAGTTCCTCACACTGGACCCGGTCGCTCTCGCCTCTTTCT TGTATTTCTCAGCGTTGGTCCTCTCTCTGAGCCAGCAGATGACCAGCGATCGAATCAACCTGTACCCGGCTGTCAACGGGACGTTATG GCCACAAGGGTTGGAGCACCAGATTCTCCACCCTTGGGTGACGGTCAACCTGGTGGTGGCTCTGCTGGTGGGGCTGGCCTGGATCTGCATCGCAACCCGACCGGAGACAGACTACACTGaat gttACCTACTGGCCATGGAGATTGAGCCTCCCAAACCAGAGGACAAATCAGAAATGACGGCCTGA
- the LOC115577302 gene encoding transmembrane protein 237B-like isoform X2 translates to MRPRELPPLPQRGQRSLPTMPSQETTGEAPAAKHKKKRRVKNETNGVDDMDDQGMEMGGFGSRRESEVGEHLSFEATSDAPPQRRKKKKKTATIDLEDDQADLVNGDTADQTTDGEEVVKKPKKKKKLKAVESHLPDELDIEEDDIITDSPPSIPQHSLFSAPQGQSQPVGKVFVERNKRFQAAERSDWRKTSDQTDNMTDFQHIQPLWTTRDVSLKVHEGFRSFGLYCHGFLAGYAVWNVVVVYMLAGQHLTALSNLLEQYHCLAYPSQSLLYMLLAISTVAAFDRVNLAKGSVALREFLTLDPVALASFLYFSALVLSLSQQMTSDRINLYPAVNGTLWPQGLEHQILHPWVTVNLVVALLVGLAWICIATRPETDYTECYLLAMEIEPPKPEDKSEMTA, encoded by the exons ATGCGACCCAGGGAGCTGCCACCTCTCCCACAG CGAGGGCAGCGATCTCTTCCGACAATGCCGAG TCAAGAGACAACTG GAGAGGCACCGGCAGccaaacacaagaagaagaggagggtgaAAAATGAGACGAATGGAGTCGATGATATGGACG ATCAGGGGATGGAGATGGGCGGTTTCGGCAGCCGGAGGGAGTCTGAGGTCGGAGAGCATCTTTCCTTTGAAGCCACATCGGATGCACCGccgcagaggaggaagaagaaaaagaaaactgccaCGATAG ATCTTGAAGATGACCAAGCCGACCTGGTGAACGGAGACACAGCTGATCAGACCACCGATGGAGAGGAAGTGGTGAAAAAacctaaaaagaaaaa GAAGTTGAAAGCCGTGGAATCACATCTTCCCGATGAGTTGGACATAGAAgaggatgacatcatcaccgACTCCCCTCCTTCGATCCCCCAGCATTCCCTGTTCTCGGCCCCTCAGGGTCAGAGTCAGCCGGTGGGGAAAGTGTTCGTAGAGAGGAACA AGCGTTTCCAGGCCGCCGAGCGCTCCGACTGGAGGAAGACCAGCGACCAGACGGACAACATGACCGACTTCCAGCACATCCAGCCGCTCTGGACCACCAGGGACGTTTCTCTCAAAGTGCACGAAGGTTTTcg GTCGTTTGGCCTGTACTGTCACGGCTTCCTGGCAGGCTACGCCGTGTGGAACGTGGTGGTGGTGTACATGTTAGCGGGGCAGCACCTCACCGCTCTGTCCAACCTGCTGGAGCAGTACCACTGCCTGGCTTACCCCTCACAGTCGCTTCTCTACATGCTGCTGGCCATCAGCACCGTGGCTGCGTTCGACAG AGTGAACCTAGCTAAAGGCTCCGTGGCTCTGCGGGAGTTCCTCACACTGGACCCGGTCGCTCTCGCCTCTTTCT TGTATTTCTCAGCGTTGGTCCTCTCTCTGAGCCAGCAGATGACCAGCGATCGAATCAACCTGTACCCGGCTGTCAACGGGACGTTATG GCCACAAGGGTTGGAGCACCAGATTCTCCACCCTTGGGTGACGGTCAACCTGGTGGTGGCTCTGCTGGTGGGGCTGGCCTGGATCTGCATCGCAACCCGACCGGAGACAGACTACACTGaat gttACCTACTGGCCATGGAGATTGAGCCTCCCAAACCAGAGGACAAATCAGAAATGACGGCCTGA
- the LOC115577302 gene encoding transmembrane protein 237B-like isoform X1, with translation MDPGGSKKMRPRELPPLPQRGQRSLPTMPSQETTGEAPAAKHKKKRRVKNETNGVDDMDDQGMEMGGFGSRRESEVGEHLSFEATSDAPPQRRKKKKKTATIDLEDDQADLVNGDTADQTTDGEEVVKKPKKKKKLKAVESHLPDELDIEEDDIITDSPPSIPQHSLFSAPQGQSQPVGKVFVERNKRFQAAERSDWRKTSDQTDNMTDFQHIQPLWTTRDVSLKVHEGFRSFGLYCHGFLAGYAVWNVVVVYMLAGQHLTALSNLLEQYHCLAYPSQSLLYMLLAISTVAAFDRVNLAKGSVALREFLTLDPVALASFLYFSALVLSLSQQMTSDRINLYPAVNGTLWPQGLEHQILHPWVTVNLVVALLVGLAWICIATRPETDYTECYLLAMEIEPPKPEDKSEMTA, from the exons AAAATGCGACCCAGGGAGCTGCCACCTCTCCCACAG CGAGGGCAGCGATCTCTTCCGACAATGCCGAG TCAAGAGACAACTG GAGAGGCACCGGCAGccaaacacaagaagaagaggagggtgaAAAATGAGACGAATGGAGTCGATGATATGGACG ATCAGGGGATGGAGATGGGCGGTTTCGGCAGCCGGAGGGAGTCTGAGGTCGGAGAGCATCTTTCCTTTGAAGCCACATCGGATGCACCGccgcagaggaggaagaagaaaaagaaaactgccaCGATAG ATCTTGAAGATGACCAAGCCGACCTGGTGAACGGAGACACAGCTGATCAGACCACCGATGGAGAGGAAGTGGTGAAAAAacctaaaaagaaaaa GAAGTTGAAAGCCGTGGAATCACATCTTCCCGATGAGTTGGACATAGAAgaggatgacatcatcaccgACTCCCCTCCTTCGATCCCCCAGCATTCCCTGTTCTCGGCCCCTCAGGGTCAGAGTCAGCCGGTGGGGAAAGTGTTCGTAGAGAGGAACA AGCGTTTCCAGGCCGCCGAGCGCTCCGACTGGAGGAAGACCAGCGACCAGACGGACAACATGACCGACTTCCAGCACATCCAGCCGCTCTGGACCACCAGGGACGTTTCTCTCAAAGTGCACGAAGGTTTTcg GTCGTTTGGCCTGTACTGTCACGGCTTCCTGGCAGGCTACGCCGTGTGGAACGTGGTGGTGGTGTACATGTTAGCGGGGCAGCACCTCACCGCTCTGTCCAACCTGCTGGAGCAGTACCACTGCCTGGCTTACCCCTCACAGTCGCTTCTCTACATGCTGCTGGCCATCAGCACCGTGGCTGCGTTCGACAG AGTGAACCTAGCTAAAGGCTCCGTGGCTCTGCGGGAGTTCCTCACACTGGACCCGGTCGCTCTCGCCTCTTTCT TGTATTTCTCAGCGTTGGTCCTCTCTCTGAGCCAGCAGATGACCAGCGATCGAATCAACCTGTACCCGGCTGTCAACGGGACGTTATG GCCACAAGGGTTGGAGCACCAGATTCTCCACCCTTGGGTGACGGTCAACCTGGTGGTGGCTCTGCTGGTGGGGCTGGCCTGGATCTGCATCGCAACCCGACCGGAGACAGACTACACTGaat gttACCTACTGGCCATGGAGATTGAGCCTCCCAAACCAGAGGACAAATCAGAAATGACGGCCTGA